The following proteins are encoded in a genomic region of Oryza brachyantha chromosome 11, ObraRS2, whole genome shotgun sequence:
- the LOC102716451 gene encoding zinc finger CCHC domain-containing protein 10-like, translating to MSGNDDKSQAAAERIKAQALSAAKGLSRTQAERAAAAAARNVNAYGQKEEGPSRWQERKEAKRQMYLMSTEKAVILGVKPKAAPASSGGAYTQCQKCFQPGHWTYECKNERVYISRPSRTQQLKNPKLKKMAAPVSYQFQNPDLEKEKEEERKLIKEKMKQEKSEKSKRKSKRKYRSRSDSDSSEASVFDSHSESSVTDSEHSSGSSSSYSSSSDSEDKKRRPKRKQQKRRHRRETSSSASSESDSESASDSDSDDKGSRKKSRKRSDRR from the coding sequence ATGTCTGGAAACGATGACAAGTCTCAGGCTGCTGCTGAGCGAATAAAAGCGCAGGCTTTATCGGCTGCTAAGGGATTGAGCAGAACACAAGCTGAGcgtgctgctgcagctgccgcACGCAATGTCAATGCTTATGGGCAGAAAGAGGAGGGACCTAGCCGCTGGCAGGAGAGGAAGGAAGCCAAGAGGCAGATGTATCTGATGAGTACAGAGAAGGCTGTGATACTGGGAGTGAAACCAAAAGCCGCACCGGCTTCCTCTGGTGGTGCATATACCCAATGCCAGAAGTGTTTCCAGCCTGGGCACTGGACATACGAGTGCAAGAATGAACGGGTCTACATATCACGGCCCTCAAGGACACAACAGCTTAAAAACCCCAAGCTGAAGAAGATGGCTGCTCCAGTTTCCTACCAGTTCCAGAATCCTGATcttgaaaaggaaaaggaggaagagaggaagctgataaaagaaaagatgaagcaGGAGAAGTCTGAGAAAAGCAAACGGAAGAGCAAGAGAAAATACCGCTCACGGAGTGATTCAGATAGTAGTGAGGCTTCTGTCTTTGACTCTCACAGTGAATCATCAGTTACTGACTCTGAACATTCTTCTGGAAGTAGTTCAAGTTACAGTTCCTCATCAGACTCAGAAGACAAGAAGCGGCGACCCAAAAGGAAGCAACAGAAGAGGAGGCACAGAAGGGAAACATCATCATCAGCATCATCGGAATCTGATTCAGAATCTGCATCTGACAGTGATTCTGATGACAAGGGCAGTCGGAAGAAGAGCAGGAAGCGAAGCGATAGGCGCTGA
- the LOC102716729 gene encoding TOM1-like protein 3: MATAVACAERATNDMLIGPDWAVNIELCDIINMDPGQAKDTLKLLKKRLGNKNLKVQILTLYVLETLSKNCGDVVYQQIIERDILSEMVKIVKKKPDLNVREKILSLIDTWQVAFGGPSGRYPQYHAAYQELRNAGVDFPPREENTVPLFTPPQTQPLRQPHLYPPPGQSYEDAAIQASLQSSAPPAPALSLSEIQSARGIVDVLDEMLNALDHRHPEGVREEVIVDLVGQCRSYQNRVMDLVSNTGDESLLFQALGLNDELQRVLQRHDDIAKGVPPGTGAPVPTAANVNRGTAPPRPTGVAFSPLLNVHHEDDEPEDEFSVLSRRSARDGTAAQGNLLSAPKSERPYPSPLLPPPPSSKRPVYTEPSNVDYLSGDSYKTEKVSDDFINPTAPANIPAPSHSKTETNLPLSYDSRSENVSDDFINPTAVPSFSMPSRTMSESNRPSVKRQESLPDDDDFINPTALPSFSSSSNANKYGDSGEDLPKAPWEPTPPTSLPPPPARYGQRQQFFEQQHSLPSGNNGGGYNGLVSQTEGLSLNQRNTDNERGASVPTASRQTKPEDSLFKDLVDFAKNKPSSPSKPANSRRTR; this comes from the exons ACAAGCAAAGGATACACTCAAGCTCCTAAAGAAACGCCTTGGAAACAAGAATTTAAAAGTGCAAATTCTGACACTTTAT GTGTTAGAGACTCTAAGCAAAAACTGTGGGGACGTTGTTTACCAGCAAATCATTGAGCGAGACATATTAAGTGAAATGGTTAAGATAGTAAAGAAAAAG CCAGATTTAAATGTTCGGGAGAAAATATTGAGTTTGATTGACACATGGCAAGTGGCTTTTGGAGGTCCATCTGGTAGATATCCCCAGTATCATGCTGCTTACCAAGAACTCAGG AATGCTGGTGTTGATTTTCCACCTCGAGAGGAAAACACAGTTCCGCTGTTTACACCTCCTCAAACTCAACCATTGAGGCAACCACATCTATATCCACCACCAGGTCAAAGCTATGAAGATGCAGCCATACAAGCTTCTCTTCAATCTAGTGCCCCTCCTGCACCTGCcttaag TCTAAGTGAGATTCAGAGTGCTCGAGGAATTGTGGATGTGCTGGATGAGATGCTAAATGCATTGGACCACAGACACCCTGAG GGTGTGAGGGAGGAGGTCATTGTTGACCTTGTTGGGCAGTGCCGATCTTATCAAAATCGAGTCATGGACCTTGTTAGCAATACAGG TGATGAGAGCCTTCTATTTCAGGCTCTTGGTTTAAATGATGAATTGCAGCGTGTTCTTCAGCGGCATGATGACATAGCAAAGGGAGTTCCTCCTGGTACAGGGGCACCAGTTCCTACTGCTGCTAATGTAAACCGAGGAACAGCCCCTCCTAGGCCTACTGGAGTTGCATTTTCCCCACTTCTTAATGTACATCATGAAGACGATGAACCAGAAGATGAATTCTCCGTGCTTTCTCGCAG GTCTGCAAGGGATGGCACAGCTGCACAGGGTAATCTGCTTTCTGCTCCAAAAAGTGAAAGGCCATACCCAAGCCCACTTCTTCcgccaccaccatcatcaAAGAGGCCAGTTTACACAGAGCCAAGCAATGTTGACTATCTTAGCGGTGACTCCTACAAGACAGAAAAAGTATCAGATGACTTTATTAACCCAACTGCCCCAGCCAATATACCTGCACCATCCCACTcaaaaacagaaacaaatcTACCGCTAAGTTACGATAGCCGATCAGAAAATGTGTCTGATGACTTCATAAACCCAACAGCAGTACCCAGCTTCTCTATGCCTTCTCGTACTATGAGTGAGTCAAATCGTCCATCTGTCAAGAGGCAGGAGAGTCTacctgatgatgatgattttaTAAATCCAACAGCTCTGCCTAGTTTTTCTTCATCTTCAAATGCTAACAAGTATGGAGATTCAGGTGAAGATCTTCCAAAAGCTCCGTGGGAACCAACACCTCCAACCTCCTTACCTCCCCCTCCAGCAAGGTATGGCCAAAGGCAACAGTTCTTTGAGCAACAGCACAGCCTTCCTAGTGGTAACAATGGAGGCGGGTACAACGGACTTGTGAGCCAAACAGAAGGCCTCTCTCTTAATCAGAGGAATACTGACAATGAAAGAGGTGCATCAGTTCCAACTGCATCACGGCAGACCAAACCTGAGGATTCTCTTTTCAAGGATCTTGTCGATTTTGCTAAGAACAAGCCATCTTCCCCGTCTAAACCAGCCAACAGCCGCAGGACTCGCTGA